One window of Papaver somniferum cultivar HN1 chromosome 9, ASM357369v1, whole genome shotgun sequence genomic DNA carries:
- the LOC113314257 gene encoding cation/H(+) antiporter 15-like, with product MSASDWTIHDPKMDNVGNRSVILYNGTALDYTLVCYEANRITQSGVWKGDNPLEYAVPLFILQLVLVVLTTRLVDVLLKPFGQPRVVANILGGIILGPSGLGRIDKYAAMIFPIRSILVLQTMANMGVLFSLFSVGVQMDLSVVRRTGKKSLVFAVAGMGLPFIIAAASSPKLMHRYPAKQIGPIDYGIFILFFGVALSVTAFTVIARFLAELKLLSAELGRLAMSSAIVNDLLAWILLSVGIILARFQQNVNNLGHDDSRQEILTDAVWVTLSSIAFVVFCIFLIKPGIKWVIKRTSGGENVSDFYLCLILTGVMICGFVTDSIGTHAFFGALLFGLVIPNGPLASNLIDSLEDFVSNLLLPLFFAVCGLRTNIRSMTYSANWFWLFMVTILCNLAKIGAIFCAGFFHKMPHSEGVALGLLMNIKGLNEMIVLNIARELKVFKEETIALLVIVALVSTAVIIPTITALYKSGGRFVPNKRRTIQKSKPDAELRLLTCIHSTRNIPAITKLLDISHPNKRSPIHVYALQLVELRGLASAMLIVHNSRKSGRPPPNRTQAQSDQIVNAFETYEKNAASVSVEHLTAISPYSTMHEDICNLAEDKKVSLLVVPFHKQQTIDGGMEEPNPDFRTLNQNVLANAPCSVGILVDRGLGAASRAQNARATHDIVVLFFGGADDREALAYAMRMSDCSDVNLTVLRFIPGEETKGWSKRHDNDSSDNEMLTVLTDSDRDRQMDEDIICDFRMKTSNDESVVYIEKITNNGEETVSVIRSLDNVHDLYIVGRGQGIVSPLTDGLTDWSECPELGVIGDILASPDFAASVSVLVVQQYVGMGLHGDGTSSTDSPAQQQPAEQPFEQPSFRGPTNNYDGHGKQPWQQVHRR from the exons ATGTCGGCATCAGACTGGACAATACACGATCCTAAAATGGATAATGTCGGGAATCGATCTGTGATTCTTTACAATGGAACGGCACTTGATTATACCCTTGTTTGTTATGAAGCGAATAGGATCACACAATCTGGAGTATGGAAGGGTGATAATCCATTGGAGTATGCGGTTCCTCTCTTCATTTTGCAGCTGGTCCTTGTTGTCCTTACGACTCGTCTGGTTGATGTTCTTCTCAAACCTTTTGGCCAACCAAGGGTCGTTGCAAACATCCTT GGTGGTATAATTTTAGGTCCATCCGGCCTCGGAAGAATCGATAAGTATGCTGCAATGATTTTTCCTATTAGAAGTATATTGGTTTTACAAACAATGGCAAATATGGGTGTCCTCTTTTCCTTGTTCTCAGTGGGTGTTCAAATGGACCTGTCGGTTGTCAGACGTACGGGAAAGAAATCGTTAGTATTTGCTGTAGCTGGTATGGGTTTACCATTTATTATAGCAGCAGCTTCATCTCCCAAGTTGATGCATCGTTATCCTGCCAAGCAAATAGGTCCAATTGATTACGGGATTTTCATTCTTTTCTTCGGTGTTGCTCTTTCAGTCACTGCTTTCACTGTAATAGCTAGATTTCTTGCAGAACTAAAACTTCTTAGTGCAGAACTCGGTAGACTAGCGATGTCTTCTGCAATTGTTAACGATTTGCTGGCATGGATACTATTATCTGTGGGTATAATTCTAGCACGGTTTCAACAAAATGTGAACAACCTTGGGCATGACGACTCACGTCAGGAGATCCTAACTGATGCAGTATGGGTTACACTTTCAAGTATTGCGTTTGTGGTTTTTTGCATATTCCTAATCAAGCCAGGGATCAAATGGGTCATAAAAAGAACATCTGGAGGAGAGAATGTTAGTGATTTCTATTTATGTTTGATACTAACAGGAGTTATGATCTGTGGATTTGTGACTGATTCTATTGGAACTCATGCATTTTTCGGTGCGCTTCTGTTTGGATTGGTGATACCCAACGGACCCTTAGCTTCGAATTTGATAGACTCATTGGAGGATTTTGTGTCTAACTTGCTGTTGCCATTGTTTTTTGCTGTATGTGGGTTGAGGACTAATATAAGAAGCATGACTTATTCAGCTAATTGGTTCTGGTTGTTTATGGTTACAATTTTGTGTAATCTCGCCAAGATTGGTGCGATTTTTTGCGCTGGCTTCTTCCATAAGATGCCTCACAGTGAAGGAGTCGCTCTTGGATTGCTTATGAACATTAAAGGTCTCAATGAAATGATTGTGTTGAATATTGCTAGAGAGCTGAAG GTATTCAAGGAGGAAACTATTGCACTCCTGGTGATTGTAGCTCTAGTCTCGACCGCCGTTATAATTCCAACTATAACTGCACTGTACAAATCTGGAGGACGTTTTGTTCCTAACAAGCGTAGAACAATACAGAAATCCAAACCAGATGCTGAGCTCCGATTATTAACATGCATCCACAGTACTCGCAACATCCCTGCAATTACTAAGCTCCTAGATATCTCTCACCCCAACAAAAGATCACCTATCCACGTTTATGCCCTCCAACTTGTGGAACTCAGAGGCCTTGCTTCTGCCATGCTTATTGTCCACAACAGTCGCAAGTCAGGTCGCCCTCCTCCGAACAGAACCCAAGCACAAAGCGATCAAATTGTGAATGCATTTGAAACTTACGAGAAAAATGCTGCATCTGTCTCTGTTGAACACCTTACCGCCATTTCCCCTTATTCGACGATGCATGAAGACATATGTAATCTTGCCGAGGACAAAAAGGTTTCTCTGCTGGTTGTTCCTTTCCACAAACAACAGACCATTGATGGAGGAATGGAAGAACCAAATCCAGATTTTAGAACACTAAATCAGAATGTACTAGCAAATGCTCCTTGTTCTGTTGGAATTCTTGTAGATCGAGGATTAGGTGCTGCATCAAGAGCCCAGAATGCCCGTGCTACCCACGATATTGTCGTTCTGTTCTTCGGTGGCGCTGATGATAGAGAGGCCTTGGCTTATGCTATGAGAATGTCAGACTGCTCTGATGTTAACCTTACGGTTCTTCGCTTTATTCCAGGGGAAGAAACAAAAGGGTGGTCGAAACGTCATGACAATGATTCTTCGGATAATGAGATGTTAACTGTTCTTACTGATAGCGACAGAGATCGTCAGATGGATGAGGATATCATTTGTGATTTCAGAATGAAAACATCCAACGATGAATCGGTTGTCTATATTGAGAAAATCACAAACAATGGAGAAGAGACGGTTTCAGTTATCAGATCTTTGGATAATGTTCATGATCTTTATATTGTTGGAAGGGGACAGGGTATAGTATCACCTCTTACTGATGGGCTTACTGATTGGAGTGAATGTCCGGAGCTGGGAGTAATTGGGGATATACTTGCATCGCCAGACTTTGCGGCGTCAGTGTCAGTGTTGGTGGTGCAGCAATATGTGGGGATGGGACTTCACGGGGATGGGACATCGTCAACAGATAGTCCTGCACAACAACAACCAGCTGAACAACCATTCGAGCAACCTTCGTTTAGAGGACCAACCAACAATTATGATGGTCACGGCAAGCAGCCATGGCAGCAAGTTCATCGTCGTTAG